The genomic region TTCTGTAATTGATTTGTGTGGATATATTGGGGCATTAACAATAGGATGTATAATAGTGCCACTTCTTTTACCCTGGATACCAGGGAAATCCTTTGCCTTTAAGGGTTGGTTATTAGGACTATCATGGGTATTGCTTTTATTAGCTGTAAACAATTCAATGATGGGTATACTAAGACAACTTAGCTATATGTTAATTTTCCCGTCCTTATCTGCATTTGTAGCCGTTAACTTTACAGGCTCATCAACCTACACATCCTTCTCTGGAGTAATGAAAGAAATGAAAATAGCTATACCATCAATTGCAATTAGTATGGTAGTAGGTATTTTCCTATTAATTTTAGGTAGTATAGTATAAAATAAGGATGGTGAAACTTGTGGAGCATAAATATTTAAAAAATGTTGTAACATTATCTTTAGATGTAAACCAATGTATAGGGTGTAATATGTGTATTAATGTTTGTCCTCATGAAGTATTTACTACTAGTGATAAGAAGGTCCAGATACATAATAAGGATAAATGTATGGAGTGTGGGGCTTGTGCAAAAAATTGTCCAGTAGCTGCAATTGATGTTAAATCTGGAGTTGGGTGTGCATATGCAATCATAGTTGGGAAGATAACAGGTAGAGAGCCGGATTGCGGTTGTAGTGATGAGATAGATTGTTGTTGATGAAAATTTGCAATAAAACTATTGACAAATATGATAAGTTTGGTAAATTATTATTAGCACTCTTATTCGCAGAGTGCTAATAAACTTAACGAAACGTTTCTATGGAAGGAGAATGGATATGATAAAAAAAGAATTTAAAGCTGAATCTAAACGATTATTAGATCTAATGATTAACTCTATTTATACTCACAAGGAAATATTTCTTAGAGAACTTATTTCTAATTCCAGTGACGCTATTGATAAAATGTATTATAGGGCATTAACAGATGAAAATATTACATTTAACAAAGATGATTATTACATAATGATTACAGCTGATAGAGATAATAGAACTTTATCAGTACTTGATACTGGAATAGGTATGACTAAAGAAGAGCTTGAGGAAAATTTAGGTGTTATTGCGAAAAGTGGTTCCTTCGCATTTAAAAAAGAAAACGAATTAAAAGATGGATTTGATATTATTGGGCAGTTTGGTGTTGGATTTTACTCAGCATTTATGGTAGCAGAATCTGTAACTGTAGTAACTAAAGCATTAGGTAGTGATCAAGCTTATAAATGGGAGTCTGAGGGGGCAGAGGGTTATACTGTTGAGCCTGTTGAAAAAGAGTCTGTCGGTACAGAAATAATATTAAAAATCAAAGAAAATACAGAAGATGAATTTTATGATGAGTTTTTAGAAGAGTATAGATTAGGCTCTATTATTAAAAAATACTCAGATTTTATCAGATACCCTATTAAAATGGAGGTAACTAAGAGAAAGCTTAAGGAAGGATCTAAGAATCAATATGATGAGATAAAAGAAATAAAAGTTATAAATAGCATGATTCCTATATGGCGTAAAAATAAAAATGAGCTAACTAAGGAAGACTATGAAAACTTTTACACAGAGAAGCATTATGGGTATGATAAACCATTATCCTATGTTCACATCAGTGCTGATGGGGCAGTTAGATATAACGCTATCCTATATATTCCAGAAAAAATGCCATTTGATTTTTATACTAAGGAATATGAAAAAGGTTTAGAGCTCTATTCTAATGGAGTACTAATTATGGATAAATGCGGTGAGCTAGTTCCAGATTATTTTAGCTTTGTAAAAGGAATGGTGGACTCTGAGGATTTATCATTAAATATTTCTAGAGAGCTACTTCAACATGATAGACAACTAAAAATAATTGCTAAGAGAATAAAAGAAAAAATAAAAAGTGAATTAATTTTCCTTCAAAAAGAGGAAAGAGAAAAGTATGAAGAGTTTTATAAAAGTTTTGGAAGACAGCTAAAATATGGGGTTTATACAGATTTTGGGCAACATAAAGAAACTCTTCAAGATTTATTAATGTTCTACTCTTCAAAAGAAAAGAAAATGGTAACTTTAGATGAATACGTAGAAAGAATGAAAGAAGATCAAAAATACATTTATTATGCCTCTGGAGATTCTATTGAAAGAATAGATAAAATGCCTCAAACTGAATTTTTAAATGAGGAAGGCTATGAAATATTATATTTTACTGATGATGTAGATGAATTTGCAATAAACATATTAATGAATTATAAAGAGAAGGAATTTAAGTCAGTTTCAAGTGGAGACCTAGGCATTGAAAGTAAAGACAAGGAAGAAAATGAAGGAAATGAAAATAAAGAAGTATTTGAATATATGAAAGAACTTTTATCTGAAAAGATAAAAGACGTAAGACCTTCAAAAAGATTAAAAAATCACCCTGTATGTCTAGCTAGTGAAGGTGAAATCTCTATTGAAATGGAAAAGGTTTTACGTGCAATGCCAACAGGCCAGGAAGTAAAGGCTGAAAAAATATTAGAAATTAATGTTAATCACGAAGTGTTCAAGGCTTTACAGGATGCTTTTATAAATGATAAAGAAAAGCTAAAGGTATATACAACTGTACTATATAATCAAGCACTTTTAATTGAAGGTTTACCAATAAATGATCCAGTTGAATTTACAAATAATATTTGCAAATTAATGTCATAAGGTTAGTTAAAAACCACTATTGAATTTACTAAAGTTTAATAGTGGTTTTTTATTTTTTAATAGTTTTTCTTATTTCAAGAAGGATTTAATTTTGATTTTATAGAATAGTAAAGTATACTATATATAAATGCGAGGATGAAATATGTCAAGTTATATAACAACTTTTACAAAAAAGAGATTTAACCCTATAACACCTGAGGAACAATTAATAGATATTAAAGATATCGCCCATGCCTTGTCTTTAATGACGAGAGCGAATGGACATTTTAAACATTTTTATTCTGTAGGACAACATTGTATAAATTGCTATAAGGAGGCTAGAGAAAAAGGATATTCGACTGAGGTTCAATTAGGATGTCTACTTCATGATGCTAGTGAAGCCTATATTTCGGACATTACTAGACCTGTAAAAAGACACTTGCCTGAATATTTAATAATTGAAGGACAAGTTCAGAGGGTCATCTATGAAAAATATAATTTAGATAAATTAACAATAGAAGATTTTAAAATTATTGAGGAGATAGATGATACAATATTACATTACGAGTTTAAAGAACTAATGGGTGTAAAAATATTTGAACTAGAGCCTCCTATCGCGTTAAAGCATGATTTTTCTTTAAAAGGTTTTCAAGAGATTGAGGACGAATATTTAAAAATTTTCTATAAACTTTGCAATTGACTACTTAAGTAGTCTTTTGTATTTAATTATTAACTAGATAATTTACTAGATAATTTACTAGGGAGGACAAAATGATATTACTAACAGGTATGTTTTTTCTTTGTAGTATTATATATGCTTGTATAGGTACTACGATATATAGAAACGATTATAAAAATAGATTAAATAAGCTTTTCTTTGTATGTTGTATTAATCTTTCAATTTGGGCCTTTGTTTTTGCCCTAATTAATCATGTAACGGATGTAGAAACAGCCATTCTTCTGAGAACATATTCTGCTTTCTTCTGGGGCTCATTTTATAGTATGATGCTACATTTTTTTATAGTTCTATGTAATAAAGATAAATATTTAAAAAATGCTATGTATTATATATTAATTTATATACCTTCTTTAATAACAATCTATATAAATGTGTATGTGAAGCCAATAACAACCGCAGAGATTGTGCCGATAAAGCTAGGTTGGGCTTTTATTAACACTGATGGTGGGTTTATATATAACCAATTTCATTCTATATACTGTATTACATATATTATTTTAAGTGTAGGTTTACTTTGGAACTGGTCGAAAAACACAAAGATAAAGCGTGAAAAATATCAAGCCAGAATTATTATATTTTCACTTGTTTTAGTTACACTATTTGGGTCTATAACCGACATAATACTACCTAGTTTAGGAATTGCTTTACTTCCGTCTATTGCAATTATATTGATGCTTATTCCTGTTAGTGGCATATGGTATTCAATTAAGAGATATAAGTTAATGAGTCTAAATCCACAAAATGTTTTACTTGGTGTACTAAAAACTATGGCAGATGGTGTTTTAGTTGTAAATCGTAATAATATAATAGTAGATACGAATGAAGGGGCTAGCAACCTCCTCGGATATAGGGAGAATGAGTTATTAAACAGTGATATTGAAATTATATTTGGGGATATTAAGCAGATGTTACTAGATGATGACTACAGTAGCTTTGAACTGAAATTGATAAGGAAAGATGGAACTCCTATTCCCGTTTTATTTTCTCTATCAACTTTAAAGGATGAATGGGGAGATAAGTTAGGTTCAGTTTGTATTTTTCAAGACATATCAAAAATAAAGAACTATCAAAAGAAATTAAAAGGGGCATATGACCATCTAGAAAAAAGAGTGCACGAAAGAACAATTGAACTTAGAAATGCAAATGTCGAGTTAGAAAGAGAAGTAGTAAAACGTATTAAAATGGAAAGGGAAATCAGAAAACTTGCACTCAATGATCATTTAACAGGTTTACCGAACAGGACGTTCTTTAATGAAAGGCTAAAAAAGGCTATATTAGAAGCACAGGAGAATAGTTTTTCTTTATCTGTACTTTTTCTAGACTTAGATTTATTTAAGATGGTAAATGACACATTTGGTCATACTTGGGGAGATGAACTTTTAAAAATTGTTTCATCTAGACTACAGCTAATTTTAAGGGATGTTGATATTGTTGCTAGAGTTGGTGGAGATGAATTTATAATACTATTAAGTGGGCCCGTTGATGAAAATTATACAAAGGAAGTAGCGGAACAGGTTTTAGAAGCAATAAAACAGGCATTTAAATTTAATAACAATGAAATATATATTACTGCAAGTATAGGAATAGCAATGTATCCAACTGATGGCAAAGATGCTGACTCACTTATAAAAAATGCGGATATAGCTATGTACAAATCAAAGGAGTTAGGCAAAAATAAATATCAGTTTTGTGACTATTTTATGAAAAACTCAGTTTATGAGGAGATGAAGCTTACAAATTACTTATATCAAGCTTTAGATAGAGATGAGCTAATACTATGCTATCAACCCCAGGTCAATACAATAACTGGTGAGATTATCGGAGTTGAAGCACTAATTAGATGGTATCATCCTCAGATTGGATTCATTAGTCCTAAACACTTTATTCCAATTGCTGAAAAAACTGGACTTATTGTGGCAGTTGGCGAATGGGTGCTAAGAACCGCCTGTAGACAAAAGAAAGAGTGGCTAGATAAGGGAATTTTAGATGTACCAATTGCAGTAAACTTATCAGTTAATCAATTTGTAAATAACAGTATAGTAATTCAAATAGAGAATATATTAAATGAAACAGGTATTAACCCGTCCCATTTAGATATTGAGGTAACAGAAAGAATTTTCATGAAGGACAGTGAGTATGTTATTAGGACATTAGAACAACTAAAGTGCCTAGGAGTAACTATTTCTATTGATGATTTTGGAACAGAGTATTCTTCTTTAAATTATTTAAAGACCTTGCCTTTAGATAAGATTAAAATTGCGATGGAATTTGTAAGAGGCATAGGTAATAATGAAAAAGATGAAGCGATAATTAAAGCAATGATTATCTTAGGTAAAAGTTTGGGCTTAGAGGTTATTGCAGAAGGCGTTGAAACAAAAGAGCAATTAGAATTTTTAGAGGATAATCTTTGTGATGGTATACAGGGATATTACTTCTATAGACCGATGCTCGGAGATGATCTAGAAAAGATAATGTCGGTTAATGATTCGGAAATGATTGTCTCATAGAACTTATTAAGTATTAAGAAAAACAATGTAATACTGTTTAAATACTTAGCAAATGTTTATTAAGTATCAAAACATATGAAAAGGAAGAATATCTATTAAAGCTTCCTTTTAAAATTGAAGATAACTTTTATGTAGGTATCATATCTTTATTTGTTTGTCTTGCCCAATGACGATGCTGTGCAATTGCGTTAATAAATTCTGTTGTAAAACTACTCATATCAGTTATATCTCTTGAAGTAACTAAGCCTGAGTCAAATACAACTTGCGATTTGCTTTCAGGTTCTTATAAAGTTACTGCCTTTATGGAGGAGCCAGTGATTACAACATCTACACCCTCATTTAATGCACCAATGGTTTTAGCGTACTTAAATGCTTCATTTAAAAAGTGTAAGGTATCACCTTAGGACTTTAGTGTATTTACATTTTGTTGACCACCTGGTATAAAAACACCATCATATAAAATCGAGCATGCTGTTATATATGTTTTGTTAACTTCATGTTTCTCTCTATCTAAGCCTGTTAACATACCTAATTTCATACTTATAATATTTGCGTTTATTCCACTGGCGTTGATTAGTGACATAAACTAGGATAATTCATTTGAATTAAAACCATTTTCAGCAAGGACTATAATTTTTCTTGTTTGAGTAACCCTTATAGTATTTTCCTGACTGA from Serpentinicella alkaliphila harbors:
- the hgcB gene encoding mercury methylation ferredoxin HgcB codes for the protein MEHKYLKNVVTLSLDVNQCIGCNMCINVCPHEVFTTSDKKVQIHNKDKCMECGACAKNCPVAAIDVKSGVGCAYAIIVGKITGREPDCGCSDEIDCC
- the htpG gene encoding molecular chaperone HtpG, translating into MIKKEFKAESKRLLDLMINSIYTHKEIFLRELISNSSDAIDKMYYRALTDENITFNKDDYYIMITADRDNRTLSVLDTGIGMTKEELEENLGVIAKSGSFAFKKENELKDGFDIIGQFGVGFYSAFMVAESVTVVTKALGSDQAYKWESEGAEGYTVEPVEKESVGTEIILKIKENTEDEFYDEFLEEYRLGSIIKKYSDFIRYPIKMEVTKRKLKEGSKNQYDEIKEIKVINSMIPIWRKNKNELTKEDYENFYTEKHYGYDKPLSYVHISADGAVRYNAILYIPEKMPFDFYTKEYEKGLELYSNGVLIMDKCGELVPDYFSFVKGMVDSEDLSLNISRELLQHDRQLKIIAKRIKEKIKSELIFLQKEEREKYEEFYKSFGRQLKYGVYTDFGQHKETLQDLLMFYSSKEKKMVTLDEYVERMKEDQKYIYYASGDSIERIDKMPQTEFLNEEGYEILYFTDDVDEFAINILMNYKEKEFKSVSSGDLGIESKDKEENEGNENKEVFEYMKELLSEKIKDVRPSKRLKNHPVCLASEGEISIEMEKVLRAMPTGQEVKAEKILEINVNHEVFKALQDAFINDKEKLKVYTTVLYNQALLIEGLPINDPVEFTNNICKLMS
- a CDS encoding phosphohydrolase, whose translation is MSSYITTFTKKRFNPITPEEQLIDIKDIAHALSLMTRANGHFKHFYSVGQHCINCYKEAREKGYSTEVQLGCLLHDASEAYISDITRPVKRHLPEYLIIEGQVQRVIYEKYNLDKLTIEDFKIIEEIDDTILHYEFKELMGVKIFELEPPIALKHDFSLKGFQEIEDEYLKIFYKLCN
- a CDS encoding EAL domain-containing protein, yielding MILLTGMFFLCSIIYACIGTTIYRNDYKNRLNKLFFVCCINLSIWAFVFALINHVTDVETAILLRTYSAFFWGSFYSMMLHFFIVLCNKDKYLKNAMYYILIYIPSLITIYINVYVKPITTAEIVPIKLGWAFINTDGGFIYNQFHSIYCITYIILSVGLLWNWSKNTKIKREKYQARIIIFSLVLVTLFGSITDIILPSLGIALLPSIAIILMLIPVSGIWYSIKRYKLMSLNPQNVLLGVLKTMADGVLVVNRNNIIVDTNEGASNLLGYRENELLNSDIEIIFGDIKQMLLDDDYSSFELKLIRKDGTPIPVLFSLSTLKDEWGDKLGSVCIFQDISKIKNYQKKLKGAYDHLEKRVHERTIELRNANVELEREVVKRIKMEREIRKLALNDHLTGLPNRTFFNERLKKAILEAQENSFSLSVLFLDLDLFKMVNDTFGHTWGDELLKIVSSRLQLILRDVDIVARVGGDEFIILLSGPVDENYTKEVAEQVLEAIKQAFKFNNNEIYITASIGIAMYPTDGKDADSLIKNADIAMYKSKELGKNKYQFCDYFMKNSVYEEMKLTNYLYQALDRDELILCYQPQVNTITGEIIGVEALIRWYHPQIGFISPKHFIPIAEKTGLIVAVGEWVLRTACRQKKEWLDKGILDVPIAVNLSVNQFVNNSIVIQIENILNETGINPSHLDIEVTERIFMKDSEYVIRTLEQLKCLGVTISIDDFGTEYSSLNYLKTLPLDKIKIAMEFVRGIGNNEKDEAIIKAMIILGKSLGLEVIAEGVETKEQLEFLEDNLCDGIQGYYFYRPMLGDDLEKIMSVNDSEMIVS
- a CDS encoding type 1 glutamine amidotransferase family protein is translated as MKLGMLTGLDREKHEVNKTYITACSILYDGVFIPGGQQNVNTLKS